In the genome of Delphinus delphis chromosome 15, mDelDel1.2, whole genome shotgun sequence, one region contains:
- the SSTR5 gene encoding somatostatin receptor type 5, producing the protein MEPLFPASPLTSWNASSAATGSGGENGTLAGLVPSPGARAVVVPVLYLLVCTVGLGGNALVIYVVLRHAKMKTVTNIYILNLAVADVLLMLGLPFVATQNAISYWPFGPVLCRLVMTLDGINQFTSIFCLTVMSVDRYLAVVHPIRSARWRRPRVAKLASATVWAFSLVMSLPLVVFADIQEGWNTCNLSWPEPVGLWGAIFIIYTSVLGFFGPLLVICLCYLLIVVKLKASGMRVGSTRRRSERKVTRMVVVVVLVFVGCWLPFFIVNIVNLAFVLPEEPASAGAYFFVVVLSYANSCANPLLYGFLSDNFRQSFRKVLCLRKSYGTEDADATEPRPGQSSRLQEAMLPARSCEANGLMQTSKL; encoded by the coding sequence ATGGAGCCTCTGTTCCCGGCCTCCCCACTGACCAGCTGGAATGCCTCCTCGGCAGCCACAGGCAGCGGCGGCGAGAATGGGACGCTGGCGGGGCTGGTGCCCTCACCGGGCGCCCGGGCGGTGGTGGTGCCTGTGCTCTACCTGCTGGTGTGCACAGTGGGGCTAGGCGGCAATGCGCTGGTCATCTACGTGGTACTGCGTCACGCCAAGATGAAGACGGTCACCAACATCTACATCCTCAACCTGGCCGTGGCCGACGTGCTCCTCATGCTGGGGCTGCCCTTCGTGGCCACGCAGAACGCCATCTCCTACTGGCCCTTCGGCCCCGTGCTCTGCCGCCTGGTCATGACGCTGGACGGCATCAACCAGTTCACCAGCATCTTCTGCCTGACCGTCATGAGCGTGGACCGCTACCTGGCCGTGGTCCACCCCATCCGCTCCGCCCGCTGGCGCCGCCCTCGGGTGGCCAAGCTGGCCAGCGCCACGGTCTGGGCCTTTTCTCTGGTCATGTCACTGCCGCTGGTGGTGTTTGCAGACATCCAGGAGGGGTGGAACACCTGCAACCTCAGCTGGCCAGAGCCTGTGGGCCTGTGGGGTGCTATCTTCATCATCTACACGTCCGTGCTAGGCTTCTTTGGGCCGCTGCTGGTCATCTGCCTGTGCTACCTGCTCATCGTGGTGAAGCTGAAGGCCTCGGGCATGCGCGTGGGCTCCACGCGGCGGCGCTCAGAGCGCAAGGTGACCcgcatggtggtggtggtggtgctggtgttcGTGGGCTGCTGGCTGCCCTTCTTCATCGTCAACATCGTCAACCTGGCCTTTGTGCTGCCCGAGGAGCCCGCCTCCGCCGGCGCCTACTTCTTTGTGGTCGTGCTGTCCTATGCCAACAGCTGTGCCAACCCCTTGCTCTACGGCTTCCTCTCCGACAACTTCCGCCAGAGCTTCCGGAAGGTTCTGTGCCTCCGCAAGAGCTACGGCACTGAGGACGCGGATGCCACGGAGCCACGGCCGGGCCAGAGCAGCCGGCTGCAGGAGGCCATGCTGCCCGCACGCAGCTGCGAGGCCAACGGGCTCATGCAGACCAGCAAGCTGTGA